Proteins from a genomic interval of Solea solea chromosome 10, fSolSol10.1, whole genome shotgun sequence:
- the LOC131467114 gene encoding galectin-related protein-like produces the protein MADTHRPSRKKWSVPQRGVADGSKEGVASPARDPQQNLVVPFRGHITDGMRPGKKLVIVGIVDSHPDRFYIAVTCGRGTSREPPLDVALEVCVRFRDRQILRRACVSGSWGDSDRAVPFFPFIKDQPFKIEIHCEHSRFRVLVDGQQMFDFHHRLTSLSDIDTLWIKGSVSVTKLA, from the exons ATGGCCGACACACACAGGCCGAGCAGGAag aaatggaGTGTTCCACAGAGAGGTGTGGCTGATGGAAGTAAAGAGGGCGTGGCCTCACCTGCACGAGATCCTCAGCAGAATTTG GTTGTTCCTTTCAGAGGTCACATCACAGATGGAATGCGGCCGGGGAAGAAACTTGTCATTGTGGGAATTGTGGATTCACATCCTGACAG GTTCTACATCGCCGTGACGTGTGGACGCGGGACGTCCAGGGAGCCTCCGCTGGACGTGGCTCTGGAGGTCTGCGTTCGGTTCAGGGATCGGCAGATCCTGCGCAGGGCCTGCGTGTCCGGATCCTGGGGAGACTCGGACCGAGCCGTCCCCTTTTTCCCCTTCATCAAAGACCAGCCGTTCAAG ATCGAGATTCACTGTGAACACAGCCGGTTTCGTGTGTTAGTGGACGGGCAGCAGATGTTTGACTTTCACCACAGACTGACGTCGCTGAGCGACATCGACACGTTGTGGATCAAAGGAAGCGTCAGCGTCACTAAACTGGCCTGA
- the LOC131467117 gene encoding myelin and lymphocyte protein-like has translation MASNTATLGNLPSGCGICTTIPDILYVPELIFGGLVWILVACTLVVPQNPQGWVMFVSVFCFVMTFIWLVVFACGGHQNKSSWAAADFIYHGVAAFFYLSASVALAKVTLDMKDGSVFKNYQLDISAVVFSYMATVLYVIHTIFSAIRWKSF, from the exons atgGCCTCCAACACCGCCACCCTGGGGAACCTCCCGAGCGGCTGTGGAATATGTACGACCATTCCCGACATCCTCTACGTGCCAGAACTG ATCTTCGGCGGTCTGGTGTGGATCCTGGTGGCGTGCACGCTGGTGGTGCCGCAGAACCCTCAGGGCTGGGTCATGTTCGTCTCCGTCTTCTGCTTCGTCATGACCTTCATCTGGTTGGTGGTGTTCGCCTGCGGGGGGCACCAAAACAAGAGCAGTTGGGCGGCAGCT gaCTTCATCTACCACGGCGTCGCCGCCTTCTTCTACCTCAGTGCTTCAGTGGCTCTGGCTAAAGTGACCCTGGACATGAAAGACGGGAGCGTCTTTAAGAACTACCAGCTGGACATCTCTGCTGTG GTCTTCTCATACATGGCGACTGTGCTCTACGTCATCCACACCATCTTCTCTGCCATCCGATGGAAATCCTTCTAG
- the pgap4 gene encoding transmembrane protein 246, with protein MPQWKPLVSRYLRWSSAVTQALIVSAVTFCIVLPLCCHQLLYSYFFIKSMYLDSMSEEVLQASLTRGHEALHFWQSATTVATASSRTTERPELLVTVVTVQRKEGRDFHYLLQVMRQLRDIVEGCGKRRCAELLVCDVERGPQENQDAKLLEAHFRVIRRSPQEQEQQSNQQWLNTFEKEKRDYVFCLRKGWELVRPKNVVVLEDDAFPRQDFFAVVKDLLSRRFARQSLYVKLYHPERLQRYWNPEPYRILEWVGLGLVGATALLLTFPYWNPLSFSFTLSLGHLLFFTLYFMAAAELLGRHYLLEVRRLSPQLYAVSPATECCTPAMLYPGNASLRVAQYLDGSFCVKGNAKDMVLYHMARTIPWERCHSVEPNLITHIGAFSSVRSNPQRPKLL; from the coding sequence ATGCCTCAATGGAAACCGTTGGTCAGTCGGTACCTGCGATGGTCCAGTGCCGTCACGCAAGCCCTCATCGTGTCTGCGGTCACATTCTGCATCGTCCTCCCTCTGTGCTGCCACCAGCTACTTTACTCCTACTTCTTCATCAAGTCCATGTACCTGGACTCCATGAGCGAGGAGGTCCTGCAGGCGAGTCTCACCCGAGGTCACGAGGCGCTACACTTCTGGCAGAGCGCGACCACCGTAGCAACAGCGTCCTCCAGAACCACTGAGCGTCCTGAGCTGCTGGTCACTGTGGTGACAGTCCAGCGAAAGGAGGGACGGGACTTCCACTACCTGCTCCAGGTGATGCGGCAGCTGAGGGACATCGTGGAGGGTTGTGGGAAGCGGCGGTGCGCAGAGTTGCTGGTCTGTGACGTGGAACGCGGCCCCCAGGAAAACCAGGATGCCAAGCTGCTGGAGGCCCACTTCAGGGTGATTCGGCGCTCAccgcaggagcaggagcagcagagcaACCAGCAATGGCTCAACACCTTtgagaaagagaagagggaTTATGTCTTCTGTCTGCGCAAGGGATGGGAGCTGGTGAGGCCAAAGAACGTGGTCGTGTTGGAGGACGATGCTTTTCCAAGACAAGATTTCTTTGCAGTCGTGAAGGACCTTTTGTCACGTCGCTTTGCCCGTCAGAGTCTTTACGTCAAACTCTATCACCCCGAACGGCTGCAGCGCTACTGGAATCCAGAGCCTTACCGCATCCTTGAGTGGGTGGGGCTTGGGCTGGTCGGAGCAACAgccctcctcctcaccttcccTTACTGGaaccccctctctttctccttcacgCTGTCACTCGGccacctcctcttcttcacgcTTTACTTCATGGCGGCCGCGGAGCTGCTGGGTCGGCACTACCTCCTAGAGGTGCGTAGACTTTCCCCGCAGCTTTATGCCGTCTCCCCGGCCACCGAGTGCTGCACCCCGGCCATGCTCTACCCTGGCAACGCCTCGCTCAGGGTCGCCCAGTATCTGGACGGCTCATTCTGCGTCAAAGGCAACGCCAAAGACATGGTTCTGTATCACATGGCGAGGACGATCCCCTGGGAAAGGTGTCACAGCGTGGAACCCAACCTCATCACCCACATCGGAGCCTTTTCCTCAGTCAGGTCCAATCCACAGAGACCCAAACTCCTCTGA